Proteins found in one Rhodobacteraceae bacterium D3-12 genomic segment:
- a CDS encoding chemotaxis protein MotB, whose protein sequence is MSAQNNAAPVIIKRKKVVGGDGHHGGAWKVAYADFVTAMMAFFLLMWLLNATTEKQRKGVADYFSPTVAINRVSGGGEGSFGGDSVFSEMTLPQNGTGATSLRPTEARQARGENGVDTNGAASSGDGKSGDSEAFKTVEEALRGLAGESTVSDGILKHIITRVTDEGLIIEIFDLDDIAIFEPGTAKPTAALRDLAEMLGRIISLVENNVAIGGHTRAQPIVLVDNPVWDLSTARAHAMRHLLEAENLTGDRIQRISGHADKTLAVRNPMATRNNRLEVILLRTK, encoded by the coding sequence ATGAGCGCACAAAACAATGCGGCTCCGGTCATCATCAAACGAAAGAAAGTCGTTGGCGGCGATGGGCATCATGGCGGTGCTTGGAAAGTAGCTTATGCCGACTTCGTAACCGCTATGATGGCGTTCTTTCTGCTGATGTGGCTGCTGAACGCGACAACAGAAAAACAACGCAAGGGTGTTGCTGATTATTTCAGCCCCACGGTGGCAATCAATCGTGTCTCAGGTGGCGGTGAGGGATCTTTTGGCGGCGATAGCGTTTTCTCGGAAATGACGTTGCCGCAAAACGGCACCGGCGCGACAAGTTTGCGACCAACTGAAGCCCGGCAAGCCCGTGGCGAAAATGGCGTGGACACAAATGGAGCGGCGTCTTCCGGCGACGGCAAAAGCGGTGACTCCGAGGCTTTCAAAACTGTCGAGGAAGCCTTGCGCGGCCTTGCCGGCGAAAGCACGGTCTCAGACGGAATTCTCAAACACATCATTACACGCGTAACGGATGAAGGCCTGATCATCGAGATTTTCGATCTTGATGACATTGCAATTTTTGAACCGGGCACTGCCAAGCCTACAGCGGCTTTGCGCGATCTTGCTGAAATGCTTGGGCGGATCATCTCACTGGTCGAAAACAACGTCGCAATCGGCGGGCATACGCGCGCGCAGCCCATCGTATTGGTGGACAACCCGGTGTGGGACCTGTCAACCGCACGCGCTCATGCAATGCGCCATTTGCTAGAAGCCGAAAACCTCACCGGGGACCGGATTCAACGTATCTCCGGCCACGCCGACAAAACCCTCGCTGTGCGCAATCCAATGGCAACGCGAAACAATCGGTTAGAAGTTATACTACTCAGAACGAAATAA
- a CDS encoding MobC family plasmid mobilization relaxosome protein: protein MTATDPTEEQTARRPMSYAGAADTGPCEGRHASPSNPTGAGKARTKEPLTETFVFRCGAAEKAQLRAKAEAAGLPAATLLREALGLTEARRRKPIPRVDPALVLAVGRIGGNLNQIARWLNRAMLLGRVDLDALTVARRLLTIERQLAQIIEAARRC from the coding sequence ATGACCGCAACAGATCCGACCGAAGAGCAAACAGCAAGGCGACCCATGTCATACGCTGGCGCTGCTGACACGGGACCTTGCGAGGGGCGGCACGCCTCCCCTTCGAACCCCACCGGCGCGGGAAAAGCCCGCACCAAAGAGCCGCTGACTGAGACCTTCGTCTTCCGGTGTGGCGCCGCCGAGAAGGCCCAGTTGCGCGCCAAGGCAGAGGCTGCTGGCCTGCCCGCTGCGACCTTGCTACGCGAGGCGCTTGGCCTGACCGAGGCCCGCCGACGCAAGCCGATCCCCCGCGTTGATCCCGCGCTGGTATTGGCAGTCGGGCGCATCGGCGGCAACCTCAACCAGATCGCCCGCTGGCTGAACCGCGCGATGCTGTTGGGCCGTGTCGACCTCGACGCGCTCACCGTTGCCCGCCGTCTGCTGACCATCGAACGCCAGCTTGCGCA
- a CDS encoding LacI family DNA-binding transcriptional regulator: MTIDEKRPLTLRDVSEASGVSEMTVSRVLRNRGDVSESTREKVLQAAKRLGYVPNKIAGALASQRVNLVAVIIPSMSNMVFPEVMTGISRTLEDTDLQPVVGITDYLPEKEERVLYEMLSWRPSGVIIAGLEHSDASRAMLRASGIPVVEIMDVDGMPIDTMVGISHRSAGRRIGETIASEGYRKIAFLGTKMPLDHRARKRFEGFTQALAKAGVEIADQEFYSGGSALLKGREMTEAVLSRSPDLDFIYYSNDMIGAGGLLYLLEKGIDVPGDIGLAGFNGVELLQGLPKQLSTMDACRFEIGQKAAEIILERSRGTGTEPKIDMVELTPTFSPGNTMLRH, encoded by the coding sequence GTGACAATTGATGAAAAGCGCCCACTAACTCTCCGCGACGTATCCGAAGCGTCCGGTGTATCTGAAATGACCGTAAGTCGGGTTTTGCGAAACCGAGGCGACGTCTCTGAATCAACGCGCGAAAAGGTACTTCAGGCCGCAAAGCGACTTGGCTATGTGCCCAACAAAATTGCCGGGGCGCTGGCGAGCCAACGAGTCAATCTTGTCGCCGTAATCATACCGTCCATGTCGAATATGGTATTTCCCGAGGTCATGACCGGGATCAGCCGAACTCTGGAAGACACCGACCTGCAACCGGTTGTGGGGATCACCGACTACCTCCCGGAAAAGGAAGAGCGGGTGCTCTATGAGATGCTGTCATGGCGCCCTTCTGGGGTGATCATTGCGGGTCTGGAACATTCCGACGCCTCGCGCGCCATGCTGCGCGCCAGCGGGATCCCCGTCGTGGAAATCATGGACGTTGATGGTATGCCGATTGATACGATGGTCGGCATTTCGCATCGGTCCGCCGGACGCCGGATTGGCGAAACGATTGCCTCCGAAGGCTATCGCAAGATTGCCTTTCTCGGCACGAAAATGCCGTTGGATCACCGTGCGCGCAAACGTTTTGAAGGTTTCACTCAAGCCTTGGCAAAAGCCGGTGTGGAAATCGCCGATCAGGAATTCTATTCCGGCGGCTCCGCGCTCCTAAAAGGGCGCGAGATGACCGAGGCCGTCTTGTCACGCTCACCGGATCTGGATTTTATCTACTATTCGAACGACATGATCGGCGCCGGTGGTTTGCTCTATCTGTTGGAGAAGGGAATTGATGTTCCCGGCGACATAGGCCTCGCGGGCTTCAATGGCGTTGAGTTGCTTCAGGGACTGCCAAAACAACTCAGCACAATGGACGCATGCCGCTTTGAAATTGGCCAAAAAGCAGCGGAAATCATTCTTGAGCGAAGCCGTGGAACAGGAACAGAGCCAAAGATCGACATGGTCGAATTGACGCCAACGTTTTCCCCCGGCAATACCATGCTCCGCCACTAG